In the genome of Candidatus Woesearchaeota archaeon, the window TGATTGCAACAAAGGAGTCATACGGGCTTGTTGTCATGGACAGGAGGGAAGCAACAATTTCAATGCTCAAGGGAAAGAGCATAATCCCCCTTGCAAAAACCCACTCAATGGTTCCCGGAAAGTTCAAGGCAGGAGGGCAGTCAGCAATGAGGTTTCTCAGGCTCAGGGAAGGGGCTGCAAAGGATTTCTACAAGAAGGTTGCCGAATACATGAAGGAGCAGTTCCTTGGAAAGGATCTTAAGGGGATAATTGTGGGGGGACCAGGCCCGACTAAATACGAGCTTGTTGAAGGCAATTACATAACAAATGATGTCAAGAAAAAGATAATTGCCATAAAGGACATAACTTACACTGATGATTTTGGGGTAAGAGAGCTTGTTGAAAAAAGCCAGGATGTTCTCGCAGAAGAGGAAATCATTGATGAGAAAAACACAATGAAAAAGTTCTTTGAAGGGCTCATAAAGACTCAGGGAAAGGTGTCATACGGAAAGGAGCAGGTTTGGGCAAATCTCTCAGGAGGAGTTGTGGACACCTTAATCATATCCGAAACCCTGCCTGATGAAGAGATTGAGAAGCTTGAGGACGAGGCAGAAAAGTTCGGGACAACTGTCAAGATAATCTCTGTTGAGACAAATGAGGGGGTTCAGCTGCGCGAGATGGGATGCTATGCTGCGCTTCTAAGGTATGAAATGAGCTAATCCGGAAAAGATGGAAGAGCAAACATTAACAGACGAACAGATTGCAAGAGAATCTTTTTCTGAGCTTTATCCCGGAAAAGAGATGGACTTTGTGCCGTCAATAGTCTACACAGGAAAAATCAAGGACTACAATGCAAGCATTATGCACTACCGGCTTGAGAAAAGGCTTGTCTTCAGGCTCGGAAAAAAGTGGATTGGAATCTCGCCTGAAATAAAAAAGGGGCTCTTTCAGGAGCTCATGGTGAAGATGCTCAGCCGGAAAAAGAAATTCACTGGCACTACTATCAATATGGAGCTTTACAATATTTTCATAAAAAAGCTCCACATTTCTATTCCAAAGACAAAGAGCGAGCCATTGCTTTCAGAGTCGTTTGACAGGGTTAATGAAAAGTATTTCAGCGGGCTTCTGGAAAAGCCCAACTTAGCATTCGGGGGAAGCT includes:
- the prf1 gene encoding peptide chain release factor aRF-1, which translates into the protein MAEEKIDSAKKFRLKKFIKELESPRGRHTELVSVYIPQGYDMNKVINHLAQEEGTASNIKSTSTRKNVIDALERMIQHLKLYSGTPPHGMAVFAGNIAEREGDSNVKVWSIEPPLPLKIRVYRCEKSFLLEPLLDMIATKESYGLVVMDRREATISMLKGKSIIPLAKTHSMVPGKFKAGGQSAMRFLRLREGAAKDFYKKVAEYMKEQFLGKDLKGIIVGGPGPTKYELVEGNYITNDVKKKIIAIKDITYTDDFGVRELVEKSQDVLAEEEIIDEKNTMKKFFEGLIKTQGKVSYGKEQVWANLSGGVVDTLIISETLPDEEIEKLEDEAEKFGTTVKIISVETNEGVQLREMGCYAALLRYEMS